One window of Chitinispirillales bacterium genomic DNA carries:
- a CDS encoding peptidylprolyl isomerase: MRFVGIFSAFAVLLIPVLAKANNQAQNEKEITMKDGLYAVMHTSKGDIKLRLEFEKTPLTAANFVGLAEGKIQNVAKEKGDPFYNGVIFHRVIENFMIQGGDPTGTGRGGPGYMFPDEINADLKHSSAGILSMANAGPATNGSQFFITHSPQPHLDGKHTVFGKVIEGMDVVNSIKPNDMIDSITILRIGEKAQKFIANQEHFEALLNNYGDMEKQRNAESNKKMMSEIKNKYPNMIEAKEGYYYVVKKEGEGDETPEKGKDVLSHYTGRFLDGSVFDSSLKRGAFKFNVGTGQVIAGWDFAFLSMKKGEKRTIILPPDLAYGARGAGGIIPPNSWLVFDVELLDF; encoded by the coding sequence ATGAGATTTGTCGGTATTTTTTCGGCTTTTGCAGTTCTACTTATTCCGGTATTAGCAAAGGCGAATAATCAGGCGCAAAACGAAAAGGAGATTACTATGAAAGACGGTTTATATGCGGTGATGCACACAAGCAAAGGCGATATTAAATTACGGCTGGAATTTGAAAAAACTCCGCTTACGGCCGCCAATTTTGTGGGGCTTGCGGAAGGGAAAATTCAGAATGTCGCGAAAGAAAAAGGCGATCCTTTCTATAACGGGGTAATTTTTCACAGGGTTATAGAGAATTTTATGATTCAGGGCGGCGATCCGACCGGAACGGGGCGTGGCGGACCGGGATATATGTTTCCCGATGAAATAAACGCAGATTTGAAGCATTCGAGCGCAGGAATTTTATCTATGGCAAATGCCGGTCCCGCAACCAACGGAAGTCAATTTTTTATTACGCATTCGCCACAGCCGCATTTGGACGGAAAACATACCGTTTTCGGCAAAGTTATTGAAGGAATGGACGTTGTAAATTCAATTAAACCGAACGATATGATTGATTCCATTACAATTTTGCGCATAGGCGAGAAAGCGCAGAAGTTCATTGCAAACCAGGAACATTTTGAAGCGCTTTTGAATAATTATGGAGACATGGAAAAACAGAGAAACGCCGAATCAAATAAAAAAATGATGTCTGAAATTAAAAACAAATATCCTAACATGATTGAAGCGAAAGAAGGTTATTACTATGTCGTGAAAAAAGAAGGCGAAGGAGATGAAACTCCTGAAAAAGGAAAGGATGTTTTGTCCCATTACACCGGAAGATTTCTTGACGGAAGCGTGTTTGACTCATCGCTAAAAAGAGGCGCTTTCAAATTCAATGTCGGAACGGGACAGGTTATCGCCGGTTGGGATTTTGCTTTTTTGAGTATGAAAAAAGGTGAAAAAAGAACTATTATCCTTCCACCCGATTTGGCGTACGGAGCGCGCGGCGCTGGCGGAATCATTCCTCCAAATTCCTGGCTTGTGTTTGACGTGGAATTACTTGATTTTTAA